A genomic window from Salvia hispanica cultivar TCC Black 2014 chromosome 5, UniMelb_Shisp_WGS_1.0, whole genome shotgun sequence includes:
- the LOC125190201 gene encoding uncharacterized protein LOC125190201 isoform X1, protein MAEENANTMNLDLNLEPVDNSSDGGEPLSGSYPIVAMNLEDWLESPIHRVRDAVRQRNHRWRPLWRQLPIPPETRNLALELISGNAPQTGEGSVASEDRPIEAAKICENTTGSPEDEDLGKKKDGGKSNGDEGGFFDCNICLDLAKDPVVTCCGHLFCWPCLYRWLHHHSEAKECPVCKGEVTTKNVTPIYGRGNIVRDQDIDSSLKIPLRPHARRIESWRQTIQRTATAFTIPVEEMIRRLGSAFDLNRELAQIQSRHPDGLHDSPERSTALLNRFLTSRGIRRERTPPLPLDDVIDLTESSPPSYEMRERELREGNREMERERERDSRRLTSLLLRRSSSHRAASLSNLTSAINADFESFLQSDPVERNLERPPRMVDDRDSVSSIAAVIHSESQTVDNAIEINSRVALSTSSSRRRNDASRISDVDSGDSRAPRRRRLN, encoded by the coding sequence ATGGCTGAAGAGAATGCTAATACGATGAACCTCGATCTCAATTTGGAGCCGGTTGATAATTCTAGTGATGGTGGTGAGCCTCTCTCGGGATCATATCCTATTGTTGCGATGAACTTGGAGGATTGGTTAGAAAGTCCAATTCATCGCGTTAGGGATGCCGTAAGGCAGAGAAATCATAGGTGGCGGCCGTTGTGGAGGCAACTCCCAATCCCCCCGGAAACAAGGAACCTTGCTTTGGAATTGATTAGTGGGAATGCACCACAGACTGGTGAGGGTAGTGTAGCCTCTGAGGATAGGCCTATTGAGGCAGCTAAGATATGTGAGAACACGACTGGTTCTCCTGAGGACGAGGATCTTGGTAAGAAGAAAGATGGTGGTAAGAGTAATGGTGACGAGGGGGGTTTCTTTGATTGCAACATATGCTTAGATTTGGCCAAGGATCCTGTTGTCACTTGCTGTGGCCACTTGTTTTGCTGGCCATGTCTTTACCGTTGGTTGCATCATCACTCCGAAGCCAAGGAGTGCCCCGTGTGCAAGGGAGAGGTCACCACTAAGAATGTGACGCCTATATATGGCCGTGGCAACATTGTCCGAGACCAAGATATTGATTCTAGCCTCAAGATCCCTCTTAGGCCCCATGCCCGGCGGATTGAGAGCTGGAGGCAGACTATACAGAGGACTGCAACAGCCTTCACTATCCCTGTTGAGGAGATGATTAGGCGTCTTGGGAGTGCTTTCGACCTAAACCGGGAGCTGGCTCAGATACAGTCCCGACACCCTGATGGCCTCCATGACTCACCTGAGAGAAGTACGGCTTTACTCAATCGTTTCTTGACTTCTAGAGGAATTCGCAGAGAGAGAACTCCGCCGCTCCCACTTGATGATGTGATTGACCTGACTGAGAGCAGCCCCCCGAGCTACGAGATGAGGGAGAGGGAGCTCAGGGAGGGGAATAGGGAGATggaaagagagagggagagggataGCCGTCGTCTCACATCATTGCTGCTTCGCAGATCAAGTTCTCATCGAGCTGCTTCTTTGTCCAATCTCACATCTGCAATCAACGCTGACTTTGAGTCATTTCTCCAGAGCGATCCGGTGGAGAGGAATCTGGAGAGGCCTCCTCGGATGGTGGACGATAGGGATTCTGTGTCCAGCATTGCTGCTGTAATACACTCTGAGAGCCAAACTGTGGACAATGCCATAGAAATCAATTCCAGGGTGGCGCTCTCGACTTCGTCTTCAAGGAGGAGAAACGATGCTTCTAGAATCTCCGACGTTGACAGCGGGGATTCGCGGGCCCCGAGGCGGAGGAGGCTCAACTGA
- the LOC125188911 gene encoding protein trichome birefringence-like: MAVIAKYNGGTLLSCFKTANTLSFAYALIFISIAYTIFLLFTPSSFPDAIALTNSSSPVSSHDSQTSHFSSIVFYHFPNSSSNSTANADVSPQPIANHTQLKRDRNHIPIVKNVTRSKVIYPKLLDQLSECDLFDGNWVRDESYPLYKPGSCSLIDEQFSCFLNGRPDNAYLKHRWKPKACNLPRLNGSHMLEMLRGKRLVFVGDSLNRNMWESLICILKKYVKDKKKKMYEVSRRRQFRSEASYSFRFEAYNCTVEFFAAPFLVREWEFTERNGTKKETLRLDLISGFAAKYKDADVLVFNTGHWWTHDKTSKGQDYYQQGSHVYSELNVLEAFRRAMKTWGRWVDANVDPRKSLVFFRGYSASHYNGGRWNSGGACDNETEPIKNDAYLTPYPDKMSVLERVFGRMKTPVSYMNVTKLTDYRKDGHPSIYRKMQYTKEERRSPLTIQDCGHWCLPGVPDAWNEILYAELLVKLNKKQQSHKRAA, encoded by the exons ATGGCGGTTATAGCGAAGTACAACGGCGGAACTCTCCTCTCCTGCTTCAAAACCGCTAACACCCTCTCCTTCGCATACGCCCTCATTTTCATCTCCATCGCCTACACcatcttcctcctcttcaCCCCCTCCTCCTTCCCTGACGCCATCGCCCTCACCAACTCCTCCTCTCCTGTATCTTCCCACGATTCTCAAACGTCGCATTTCTCCTCAATCGTCTTCTATCACTTCCCCAACTCCTCATCCAATTCCACTGCCAATGCAGATGTTTCTCCTCAACCAATCGCTAATCACACTCAATTGAAGCGTGATCGAAATCACATTCCAATCGTGAAGAATGTTACTCGATCAAAAGTTATTTATCCGAAGCTGCTCGATCAACTCTCGGAGTGTGATCTGTTTGATGGAAATTGGGTGAGAGATGAGTCTTATCCACTGTATAAGCCTGGTTCCTGCTCCTTGATTGATGAACAGTTCAGCTGCTTCCTCAATGGCAGGCCTGATAATGCCTACCTTAAGCATAGATGGAAGCCTAAAGCCTGCAACTTGCCCAG GTTGAATGGAAGCCATATGTTGGAAATGCTGAGAGGGAAACGCCTGGTTTTTGTTGGTGATTCTCTAAATAGGAATATGTGGGAATCACTCATTTGTATTCTGAAAAAATATgtcaaagataaaaaaaaaaaaatgtatgaaGTTTCAAGGAGGCGACAATTTCGAAGCGAAGCTTCTTATTCGTTTCGATTTGAA GCATACAACTGCACGGTGGAGTTCTTCGCGGCTCCTTTCTTGGTTCGAGAATGGGAATTCACTGAAAGGAACGGGACGAAGAAGGAAACGCTTCGACTCGATCTGATCAGCGGCTTTGCTGCTAAGTACAAAGATGCAGATGTGCTCGTGTTCAACACTGGTCATTGGTGGACTCATGACAAGACCTCAAAAGG GCAGGACTACTATCAACAAGGTAGTCATGTGTATAGTGAGTTGAATGTACTTGAGGCTTTTCGCAGAGCTATGAAGACGTGGGGCAGATGGGTCGATGCCAATGTCGATCCAAGAAAGTCCCTCGTGTTCTTCAGAGGCTACTCAGCCTCTCATTACAA TGGAGGGCGGTGGAATTCAGGGGGAGCATGTGACAATGAAACAGAGCCAATCAAGAATGATGCTTATCTCACACCGTATCCGGACAAGATGAGTGTTCTTGAGAGGGTTTTTGGAAGGATGAAAACCCCGGTTAGTTACATGAACGTAACGAAGTTGACAGATTATCGAAAGGATGGGCACCCGTCAATATATAGGAAGATGCAGTACACGAAGGAGGAGAGACGGTCGCCTCTGACCATCCAGGACTGCGGCCATTGGTGCCTCCCGGGAGTGCCCGATGCCTGGAACGAGATCCTGTATGCGGAGCTGCTGGTGAAGCTGAACAAGAAGCAGCAATCACACAAGAGAGCAGCATAG
- the LOC125190851 gene encoding probable protein kinase At2g41970 gives MLCCGGGEEEAAGPPPSQYTTPLKPATTGGGDRGDPRGGGRGGAPKKSLPIELPALSLNDLNRLTDNFGPKSFLGEGSYGRVYYATLSDGQPAAIKKLDTSSSDPDTDFPDQLSTVSRLKNEHFLSLLGYCLEGNNHILVYEYAAMGSLHDVLHGRKGVQGAEPGPLLTWNQRVKIAHGAAKGLEFLHEKCQPSVVHRDIRSSNVLLFDDFLAKVADYSLTNQCSDTAARLHSTRVLGTFGYHAPEYAMTGQITQKSDVYSFGVVLLELLTGRKPVDHTMPKGQQSLVTWATPRLSEDKVKQCIDPKLQEDYPPKAMAKMAAVAALCVQYEADFRPNMTIVVKALQPLLNAKPAGAAADSNA, from the exons ATGTTGTGCTGTGGAGGTGGTGAGGAAGAAGCCGCCGGGCCTCCACCCAGCCAATACACTACCCCGCTTAAGCCCGCCACCACCGGAGGAG GCGATCGAGGAGACCCTCGGGGTGGCGGAAGAGGCGGAGCGCCAAAAAAGTCGTTGCCAATCGAGCTTCCGGCGTTGTCGTTGAACGACCTAAACCGACTAACCGACAATTTTGGCCCAAAATCCTTCCTCGGCGAGGGATCCTACGGCCGAGTATACTATGCCACTTTAAGCGACGGCCAGCCCGCCGCCATCAAGAAGCTCGACACGAGCTCCTCCGATCCCGACACCGACTTCCCGGACCAGCTATCCACGGTGTCCAGGCTTAAAAACGAGCACTTCTTGTCATTGCTCGGATATTGCTTAGAAGGAAACAACCATATTTTGGTGTATGAATATGCGGCGATGGGCTCATTACATGACGTTTTGCACGGTCGGAAAGGGGTGCAGGGGGCCGAGCCCGGGCCGCTGCTGACGTGGAATCAGAGAGTTAAGATTGCCCACGGCGCGGCCAAGGGCCTTGAGTTTTTGCACGAGAAATGCCAGCCATCGGTCGTGCATCGTGATATTAGATCTAGCAATGTGCTTTTGTTTGATGATTTTCTTGCCAAGGTTGCTGATTATAGCTTGACCAATCAATGCTCCGACACCGCAGCTCGCCTGCACTCCACTCGGGTTCTTGGGACCTTCGGTTACCATGCTCCCGA GTATGCGATGACGGGGCAGATAACTCAGAAGAGCGATGTTTATAGCTTTGGAGTAGTGCTTTTAGAGCTCTTGACGGGGAGGAAGCCGGTGGACCACACTATGCCAAAAGGGCAACAAAGTTTAGTCACATGG GCAACTCCAAGATTGAGTGAAGATAAAGTGAAACAATGCATAGATCCAAAGCTGCAAGAGGATTATCCTCCTAAGGCCATGGCCAAG ATGGCAGCAGTGGCGGCACTGTGTGTGCAATACGAGGCCGATTTCCGACCAAATATGACGATCGTGGTCAAGGCTTTGCAGCCACT
- the LOC125190201 gene encoding uncharacterized protein LOC125190201 isoform X2 — translation MNLDLNLEPVDNSSDGGEPLSGSYPIVAMNLEDWLESPIHRVRDAVRQRNHRWRPLWRQLPIPPETRNLALELISGNAPQTGEGSVASEDRPIEAAKICENTTGSPEDEDLGKKKDGGKSNGDEGGFFDCNICLDLAKDPVVTCCGHLFCWPCLYRWLHHHSEAKECPVCKGEVTTKNVTPIYGRGNIVRDQDIDSSLKIPLRPHARRIESWRQTIQRTATAFTIPVEEMIRRLGSAFDLNRELAQIQSRHPDGLHDSPERSTALLNRFLTSRGIRRERTPPLPLDDVIDLTESSPPSYEMRERELREGNREMERERERDSRRLTSLLLRRSSSHRAASLSNLTSAINADFESFLQSDPVERNLERPPRMVDDRDSVSSIAAVIHSESQTVDNAIEINSRVALSTSSSRRRNDASRISDVDSGDSRAPRRRRLN, via the coding sequence ATGAACCTCGATCTCAATTTGGAGCCGGTTGATAATTCTAGTGATGGTGGTGAGCCTCTCTCGGGATCATATCCTATTGTTGCGATGAACTTGGAGGATTGGTTAGAAAGTCCAATTCATCGCGTTAGGGATGCCGTAAGGCAGAGAAATCATAGGTGGCGGCCGTTGTGGAGGCAACTCCCAATCCCCCCGGAAACAAGGAACCTTGCTTTGGAATTGATTAGTGGGAATGCACCACAGACTGGTGAGGGTAGTGTAGCCTCTGAGGATAGGCCTATTGAGGCAGCTAAGATATGTGAGAACACGACTGGTTCTCCTGAGGACGAGGATCTTGGTAAGAAGAAAGATGGTGGTAAGAGTAATGGTGACGAGGGGGGTTTCTTTGATTGCAACATATGCTTAGATTTGGCCAAGGATCCTGTTGTCACTTGCTGTGGCCACTTGTTTTGCTGGCCATGTCTTTACCGTTGGTTGCATCATCACTCCGAAGCCAAGGAGTGCCCCGTGTGCAAGGGAGAGGTCACCACTAAGAATGTGACGCCTATATATGGCCGTGGCAACATTGTCCGAGACCAAGATATTGATTCTAGCCTCAAGATCCCTCTTAGGCCCCATGCCCGGCGGATTGAGAGCTGGAGGCAGACTATACAGAGGACTGCAACAGCCTTCACTATCCCTGTTGAGGAGATGATTAGGCGTCTTGGGAGTGCTTTCGACCTAAACCGGGAGCTGGCTCAGATACAGTCCCGACACCCTGATGGCCTCCATGACTCACCTGAGAGAAGTACGGCTTTACTCAATCGTTTCTTGACTTCTAGAGGAATTCGCAGAGAGAGAACTCCGCCGCTCCCACTTGATGATGTGATTGACCTGACTGAGAGCAGCCCCCCGAGCTACGAGATGAGGGAGAGGGAGCTCAGGGAGGGGAATAGGGAGATggaaagagagagggagagggataGCCGTCGTCTCACATCATTGCTGCTTCGCAGATCAAGTTCTCATCGAGCTGCTTCTTTGTCCAATCTCACATCTGCAATCAACGCTGACTTTGAGTCATTTCTCCAGAGCGATCCGGTGGAGAGGAATCTGGAGAGGCCTCCTCGGATGGTGGACGATAGGGATTCTGTGTCCAGCATTGCTGCTGTAATACACTCTGAGAGCCAAACTGTGGACAATGCCATAGAAATCAATTCCAGGGTGGCGCTCTCGACTTCGTCTTCAAGGAGGAGAAACGATGCTTCTAGAATCTCCGACGTTGACAGCGGGGATTCGCGGGCCCCGAGGCGGAGGAGGCTCAACTGA
- the LOC125191101 gene encoding peroxidase 15-like, giving the protein MFSSSSSYTSFFMILLAAFSLFPLARAQLNSTFYSLTCPNVSAIVNTAMQQALQSDPRIGASLIRLHFHDCFVQGCDGSILLDNNSNRSIQSEKDAAPNANSTRGFDVMDNIKTAVESSCPGVVSCADILALAAESAVSLAGGPSWNVLLGRRDSTSAYQTLANTSIPAPFENLSNLTAKFNAMGLNVTDLVALSGAHTFGRAQCRVFINRLYNFSGTGSPDPTLNATDLAALRQICPQGGSGSALANLDPTTQDTFDANYFSNLQMNRGVLQSDQELISTASAPTAPIVGLFSSNQSAFFEKFVESMIKMGNIGPLIGLNNGEIRSNCRRVNGS; this is encoded by the exons ATGTTCTCTTCGTCATCTTCttatacttcatttttcatGATTCTTTTAGCTGCCTTTAGCCTATTTCCTCTAGCTCGAGCTCAACTCAACTCGACTTTTTACTCCCTCACTTGCCCTAACGTCTCGGCCATTGTCAACACCGCAATGCAACAAGCCTTACAGTCCGATCCTAGGATTGGTGCCAGCCTCATTCGACTTCATTTTCATGACTGCTTTGTACAG GGTTGTGATGGATCAATTTTGCTAGACAACAATAGTAATAGAAGCATCCAGAGTGAGAAGGATGCTGCCCCGAATGCGAACTCAACCCGCGGTTTTGATGTCATGGACAATATCAAGACTGCAGTCGAGAGTTCGTGCCCGGGTGTGGTGTCTTGTGCGGACATTCTAGCCCTCGCCGCAGAATCTGCTGTTTCCTTG GCAGGAGGTCCTTCTTGGAATGTGTTATTAGGGAGAAGAGATAGCACAAGTGCATATCAAACATTAGCAAATACCTCAATTCCAGCCCCATTTGAAAACTTGAGCAATCTCACTGCTAAGTTTAATGCCATGGGTCTAAATGTTACTGACCTAGTAGCATTATCTg GTGCTCACACGTTCGGGCGTGCCCAATGCCGGGTTTTCATCAACCGTCTCTACAACTTTTCCGGCACCGGCAGCCCCGATCCGACACTGAACGCCACCGACCTAGCCGCCCTCCGCCAGATCTGCCCACAAGGTGGCAGCGGATCCGCGTTGGCGAATCTGGATCCAACTACGCAGGATACGTTCGACGCCAATTACTTCTCAAACTTGCAGATGAATAGAGGGGTGCTTCAGTCCGATCAAGAGCTGATCTCCACGGCCTCGGCGCCGACAGCTCCGATCGTCGGCCTTTTTAGCAGCAATCAGAGTGCATTCTTTGAGAAATTTGTGGAATCGATGATCAAGATGGGGAACATTGGCCCTTTGATTGGATTGAATAATGGAGAGATTAGGTCCAATTGCCGTAGGGTTAATGGGAGCTAG
- the LOC125188910 gene encoding protein trichome birefringence-like yields MADIAKYAPLNAGTLLSLFKTTKTLSFAYALIFISIAFTIFLLFTPSSFPDAIALTNSSSPISSHDSHTSHFSSIVFYYFPNSSSNSTANAEISHQPIANQTQLKRDRNHTLIGGESLKRNQSTVVNSASLVKNVTRSQVIYSKLLDQLSECDLFDGNWVRDESYPLYKPGSCSLIDEQFNCFLNGRPDNAYLKHRWKPKACNLPRLNGSHMLEMLRGKRLVFVGDSLNRNMWESLICILKSSVKDKKKVYEVSGRQHFRSEASYSFQFEAYNCTVEFFAAPFLVREWEFTERNGTKKETLRLDLVSSFADKYKDADVLLFNTGHWWTHDKTSKGQDYYQEGSHVYSELNVLEAFRRAITTWGRWVDANVDPRKSLVFFRGYSASHFSGGQWNSGGACDNETEPIKNDSYLTPYPDKMSVLESVFGGMKTPVGYMNVTKLTDYRKDGHPSIYRKLQYTEEERRSPLTFQDCSHWCLPGVPDAWNEILYAELLVKLNKKQQSHKRAA; encoded by the exons ATGGCGGATATAGCGAAGTACGCGCCCCTCAACGCCGGaactctcctctctctcttcaaaacCACTAAAACCCTCTCCTTCGCATACGCCCTCATTTTCATCTCCATAGCCTTCACcatcttcctcctcttcaCCCCCTCCTCCTTCCCTGACGCCATCGCCCTCACCAACTCCTCCTCTCCAATCTCTTCCCACGATTCTCACACTTCGCATTTCTCCTCAATCGTCTTCTATTACTTCCCCAACTCTTCATCCAATTCCACTGCCAATGCAGAGATTTCTCATCAACCAATCGCTAATCAGACTCAATTGAAGCGTGATCGAAATCACACTCTAATCGGAGGTGAATCTCTGAAGAGGAATCAGAGCACAGTTGTGAATTCGGCTTCTCTGGTGAAGAATGTTACTCGATCACAAGTTATTTATTCGAAGCTGCTCGATCAACTCTCGGAGTGTGATCTGTTTGATGGAAATTGGGTGAGAGATGAGTCTTATCCACTGTATAAGCCTGGTTCCTGCTCCTTGATTGATGAACAGTTCAACTGTTTCCTCAATGGCAGGCCTGATAATGCCTACCTTAAGCATAGATGGAAGCCTAAAGCCTGCAACTTGCCCAG GTTGAATGGAAGCCATATGTTGGAAATGCTGAGAGGGAAACGCCTGGTTTTTGTTGGTGATTCTCTAAATAGGAATATGTGGGAATCACTCATTTGTATTCTGAAAAGCTCTgtcaaagataaaaaaaaggtgtATGAAGTTTCAGGGAGGCAACATTTTCGAAGCGAAGCTTCTTATTCGTTTCAATTTGAA GCATACAACTGCACGGTGGAGTTCTTCGCGGCTCCTTTCTTGGTTCGAGAATGGGAATTCACTGAAAGGAATGGGACGAAGAAGGAAACGCTTCGACTCGATCTGGTCAGCAGCTTTGCTGATAAGTACAAAGATGCAGATGTGCTCTTGTTCAACACTGGTCACTGGTGGACTCATGACAAGACCTCAAAagg GCAGGACTACTATCAAGAAGGTAGTCATGTGTATAGTGAGTTGAATGTACTTGAGGCTTTTCGCAGAGCTATAACGACGTGGGGCAGATGGGTCGATGCCAATGTCGATCCAAGAAAGTCCCTCGTATTCTTCAGAGGCTACTCAGCCTCTCATTTCAG TGGAGGGCAGTGGAATTCAGGGGGAGCATGTGACAATGAAACAGAGCCAATCAAGAATGATTCTTATCTCACACCGTATCCGGACAAGATGAGTGTTCTTGAGAGCGTTTTTGGAGGGATGAAAACGCCGGTTGGTTACATGAACGTTACGAAATTGACAGATTATCGAAAGGATGGGCACCCGTCGATATATAGGAAGCTGCAGTACACGGAGGAGGAGAGACGGTCGCCTCTGACCTTCCAGGATTGCAGCCATTGGTGCCTCCCGGGAGTGCCCGATGCCTGGAACGAGATCCTGTATGCGGAGCTGCTGGTGAAGCTGAACAAGAAGCAGCAATCACACAAGAGAGCAGCATAG